The Pseudomonas fluorescens nucleotide sequence GAAAAATTCGGCGGATGTACTTCCGCGACAAGCTCTCGCTGCATCAGATAGCGAAGCGTACCGGGCTGGCCCTGCCATTTCTTTACGGTGATTGGCGAGCTTTGCCAAGGGCTTGGTCGAGGCAATGCATACGCCGACCGGAATGCCCGTCTGCCGATAAACCTCCTATCGGATTTCGCGACCCCGTCGCCCAAGATCGACTGGTATGATTGTTACACACCTTTAACTAGTCTTCATCTGTCGGGCGACTACGGTAGAGTGGTGCTGCATAAAGGCAGTGACTCATAAGCCAAGTAAATGATCGAAAAAATCACGCCGAAAGTCAGGACTATGCCCTTTTTCGGCTTTGCAAGGATCACAAGGGTTAGGCTGATCAAGTTCAATATAAGTGTAATTGAAATCAAGATCGCTGCCACAGCAAGGTAAGCAGTTGCGGAAATTCCTAATACAACAATCCACGTGCCTAAAATAATAATTGCGTAATCTAGAGCTCCTCCTTCTCGCCCACCCAGTGCTGCCAGTATACTTTGCTTAATTGCAGATAGTGCGCCGAAAAATACTTTGTCCGGGGCACCCTTATCAGAAATCACTCCTCTAGACTGCAAGGAAAATATTACAAAGATAAGAATCAACGAGCCGATTGTTACAGGTGGAGATCGAAGGCCAATGCTAATAAGCGCTCGCACCCGCCATCTGGGGGTTCTCATGTGACCCGGAAGAATCCAGTCGATACTTAACGTGACCAGCCTAACCACCCCTATATACTCCACAAGCCTGGATAGGTTTTGCATTATGAACTGCAATGCTGACTCCAGCATGTGTAATTTATTAAAATAGTCCAGAAGCCCAATAACGAATAGTACATACCCGATTATTTGGAACGCTTTCACAATTCCCCATTTTTCGAGCAGTAATCCGTCGACGCATCCCAGCCCATGCAGAAAATCCATCGCAGCCCTCACTTCCAATGGGTGCATCTAAACTACCTAGAATAGTCCAGCCCAGTCTGATTTTTAGCTATAAAAATCAGACTGTCTGTGTTAGCGGCGAACTAGCTGAGTATTGCTTACGGCCTCAGAAACTTTTGCTCCGGCAGTCATGACTGGCAGAAGCACTCCCATGAGTGAATATCGGAAGTAACGTGGGTCAGTCAGCTACACTGCTTCGATAGGTTGCTGCTCGGAGACCTCGAGAATGGCAAGCAAAAATGCAATCGTATTCGCTGGCGGAGGCAGTCTGGGCGCGGTGCAGATGGGTATGTTGCAAGCCCTGGTCGAGGCTAATGTTCAATTCGACTTTGTGGTAGGCGCTTCTGTAGGCCCATCAACGGTGTCTACTTTGCTGCAAGGCCCAATATTGCAGGTGTCGAAGCGCTGGCAGGCTTCTGGCGCGGGCTGAGTAAGAGTTACATCTTCCCCCTCTCCTGGATCGGTACCTGCAAAGGGTTAATCAACCGACGTGGTTTTCTGTTGCAACCAGCGGCGTTTTACCGATTGCTAGGACAGGCACTGCCCATCCATCGCATTGAGGGCGCGGCGCTCCCGCTCCACCGATTTGCTCAGCGATGCCGAGACCGTTCTATCCAGTGGCGAATTCGAGCAAGCGCTATTGGCCAGCGCGGCCATTCCGCTAGTTTTCCCTGTGTACAAATCTCTGATCGGTATTTGGTGGACGGCGGTTTGGACGCGTTGGCCCTGCATACCGTCAGCGTGATGAACATGCGCCAGCTGGTAAGCGACATCGAGCATTTCCGTGCGCTCACCAGCCATCACATCGTTCCACCCTTGTGCCCCGTGGACGTATCGGTGTTTAACTTCGCGCAGACCGAGCTCTTATTGCAGCGCGCCTATAAGCACCCTTTGGTGGCTGGACGGCGGTGGGCTTGAGCGTACCAAGGTATCAGGTGCCCCTACCCCACCTGGTATCTACGCCGCCGAGCACGCCCATTAGCTTTTCACTTGCCCCAGCTAGCCGAGTACCAGGCCAGAAGAGCTTGTTGGAGGCGCACGTGTAGTTCGAATCTACTCCGTCGGCGGGTGGTGTCGACTTTGGCTTGCTCGCGCGCGCTGAGGATCTAGCCGCCTCGCATGAACTCAGCACGAAAAATCAAGCAGAGCTACCTTCATTGCCAGCAAACCTACTAGATGGTAGGCTTTCGTTGCCTTCACGGTTCGGAGCTCGCATTGCCATGACGCCTTAGCCGAGAACCTTACGCCAGTCAACGCTTCCCACGGAATT carries:
- a CDS encoding patatin-like phospholipase family protein is translated as MASKNAIVFAGGGSLGAVQMGMLQALVEANVQFDFVVGASVGPSTVSTLLQGPILQVSKRWQASGAG